A portion of the Edaphobacter lichenicola genome contains these proteins:
- the era gene encoding GTPase Era: MSFRSGFVSIIGRPNAGKSTLLNALLGQKLAIVTHKPQTTRTRIHGVLEVPLKKKAKGEMGHPAAQVVLVDTPGIHKPDTQLDRRMMQEVHDALESRDAVLFLVDVTHRLPKATEAQKTKATGRMGMSAAEDDFALSLIKKLECPVILVLNKMDAIPKKDLLPLIAHWSALHSFADVIPISARKKEGLELLLEKVVGQLKEGQRYFPKHQLTDQPERFLVAELIREKILMLTGEEVPYATAVVIEKYEEPASSKKMKDGKLPVTKISAAIFCERTGQKAILIGKQGEMLKRIGTAARKDIEGLLGTRVFLELFVKVQEEWRSSRGFVEDLDWRRQLEQIAAKQQSEE; this comes from the coding sequence ATGTCCTTTCGCTCTGGTTTCGTCTCAATCATCGGTCGCCCGAATGCGGGCAAGTCCACCTTGTTGAATGCCCTGCTGGGCCAAAAACTCGCGATCGTCACACATAAGCCACAGACGACACGGACACGCATCCATGGAGTACTTGAGGTTCCACTAAAAAAGAAGGCCAAGGGTGAGATGGGACACCCCGCAGCACAAGTAGTGTTGGTAGACACGCCGGGGATTCACAAGCCGGATACGCAGCTCGATCGACGCATGATGCAGGAGGTCCATGATGCGTTGGAATCGCGTGACGCTGTGCTGTTTCTTGTCGATGTGACGCATCGTCTTCCGAAAGCTACCGAGGCGCAAAAAACCAAGGCGACGGGGCGGATGGGAATGTCTGCGGCGGAGGATGACTTCGCACTTTCGCTGATCAAAAAACTCGAGTGCCCGGTGATTTTAGTTCTGAACAAGATGGACGCTATCCCGAAAAAGGACCTGCTGCCGTTGATCGCGCATTGGTCCGCTCTCCATTCATTCGCGGATGTGATTCCAATTTCTGCTCGAAAGAAGGAGGGGCTGGAGTTACTGCTGGAAAAGGTTGTGGGACAGTTAAAGGAAGGGCAGAGATATTTTCCGAAGCACCAACTGACCGACCAGCCAGAACGGTTTCTGGTGGCTGAATTGATTCGAGAGAAGATCTTAATGCTGACCGGTGAGGAAGTCCCTTACGCGACAGCGGTCGTGATCGAAAAATACGAGGAACCTGCCTCGTCGAAAAAGATGAAGGACGGCAAGCTGCCCGTAACGAAGATATCTGCTGCCATTTTCTGTGAACGTACAGGACAGAAGGCCATTCTGATTGGCAAGCAGGGTGAGATGTTGAAGCGAATCGGAACGGCGGCGCGAAAAGATATCGAGGGACTGCTAGGGACGCGAGTATTTTTAGAGTTATTTGTAAAAGTGCAGGAGGAGTGGCGGTCGAGTCGCGGATTTGTGGAGGATCTGGATTGGCGACGGCAGTTGGAGCAGATCGCGGCGAAGCAGCAGTCAGAAGAGTAG
- a CDS encoding alpha/beta hydrolase-fold protein, with the protein MMRSIRGLALLPIVSAPFVAAQALAPFRSVEIHPDRTITFNYRDAAAAKVELFVDGLSKPMPMEKNSTGIWTATTPPLAPEVYGYHFEANGDFRLDPANPSTTINLVDIANLFTVPGDTPQPWEETNVPHGTLHQHIYTTSTVLGLPQNQSSYYVYTPPAYDAKAKKAYPVLYLLHGWSDSDSGWTAVGRANLIFDNLLAEGKMKPMVVVMPLGYGDMSFIHNFNVWEDPSTIDHNTDLFAQALLTEILPRIESEYHVSKDRSDRAIAGLSMGGLESLEIGLTHSGMFAWIGGFSSAIHNLDYTRKLASLDPQAADLRLLWIACGTEDSLIEPNRRFISYLKTKDMHVTQTETLGLHDWMVWRDNLIHFAPLLFQKK; encoded by the coding sequence ATGATGCGATCCATTCGAGGTCTGGCCCTGTTACCCATCGTTTCCGCCCCTTTCGTTGCTGCTCAAGCCCTTGCACCCTTTCGCTCGGTGGAGATTCATCCGGACCGCACCATAACCTTCAATTACAGAGACGCCGCTGCTGCCAAGGTCGAACTTTTCGTGGACGGCCTTTCAAAGCCGATGCCTATGGAGAAGAACTCTACCGGTATCTGGACGGCGACCACTCCGCCTCTGGCGCCCGAAGTCTACGGCTATCACTTCGAAGCAAACGGAGACTTCCGGCTCGATCCAGCAAATCCCAGCACCACAATCAATCTCGTCGATATAGCGAATCTATTCACTGTGCCAGGCGACACCCCGCAACCATGGGAGGAGACCAACGTCCCCCATGGCACCCTGCACCAGCACATCTATACAACAAGCACTGTTCTTGGTCTCCCTCAGAACCAAAGCAGTTACTACGTCTACACGCCGCCTGCTTACGATGCGAAGGCAAAGAAGGCTTATCCAGTTCTCTATCTGCTTCACGGCTGGAGCGATTCCGACTCTGGATGGACGGCTGTTGGCCGAGCCAACCTCATCTTCGACAATCTGCTCGCCGAAGGGAAAATGAAGCCTATGGTCGTTGTAATGCCTCTCGGTTATGGAGACATGTCCTTCATCCACAACTTCAATGTATGGGAAGACCCGTCTACCATTGACCACAACACTGATCTCTTCGCCCAGGCCTTACTCACCGAAATCCTTCCCCGAATCGAGTCTGAGTATCATGTCTCCAAAGATCGTAGTGATCGCGCCATTGCTGGTCTTTCCATGGGGGGACTCGAAAGCCTGGAGATAGGTCTCACTCACAGCGGCATGTTTGCTTGGATCGGTGGCTTCAGTTCTGCTATCCACAACCTCGACTACACCCGCAAGCTGGCGTCACTCGATCCACAAGCTGCAGACCTGCGTCTTCTCTGGATCGCCTGCGGTACGGAAGACTCGCTCATTGAGCCGAATCGCAGGTTTATCTCCTATCTCAAAACCAAAGATATGCACGTAACGCAGACCGAGACCCTCGGTCTTCATGACTGGATGGTGTGGCGCGACAATCTAATTCACTTCGCCCCACTACTCTTCCAGAAAAAGTAA
- the mreC gene encoding rod shape-determining protein MreC, with protein sequence MESFFTRFKNVLVLVAILLAQTIGLAVQVRRPVETGAPDGSKVTLLRYWAVSIVSPFERFFHGIGYNVRHGWSNYVDLRHTRQQNRDLQDEIARLRLEQAAFAEDAMQGHRLQALLDFQQHYVATTVAAQVIGTSGNDLSRVIYIDKGSKDGLKVDQAVITPDGIVGKLRDVFPHTSQVLLINDQTSGAGVLLATTRIRAILRGSTTGQILINNLTPDDRIKPGEQVLSSGGDQVYPRGLPVGTIESIKIDPDHQPYTLIQLRPAANLNQLEEVLVITGSQTELPVQAQKDLATGAATAEAQAAAKQLADQQAAEAAARSAAQIVADRLPSIHDSDNPDASAQTKPGTTGAQTTPPTTVVPKPLPTIRPDRYTPGTTPSAADLKPGAGENTPISTVPAPSPQPSTAPSSPAAPKTRKPQPSPESTKPPDPQP encoded by the coding sequence ATGGAATCTTTCTTCACACGTTTCAAAAACGTCCTGGTGCTCGTTGCGATCCTGCTCGCGCAAACCATCGGGCTCGCCGTTCAGGTACGCCGCCCTGTCGAAACAGGCGCCCCCGATGGCAGTAAGGTTACCCTTCTCCGCTATTGGGCTGTCTCAATCGTCAGTCCCTTCGAGCGCTTCTTCCATGGCATCGGCTACAACGTCCGACACGGGTGGTCGAACTACGTTGATTTGCGTCACACTCGCCAGCAAAACCGCGACCTCCAAGACGAGATTGCACGTCTTCGCCTTGAACAGGCTGCATTCGCCGAGGACGCCATGCAGGGGCATCGCCTGCAGGCCCTATTGGACTTCCAGCAGCACTATGTTGCTACCACCGTCGCTGCCCAAGTCATCGGCACCAGTGGCAACGATCTGTCCCGAGTCATCTACATTGACAAAGGCTCGAAGGACGGCCTCAAAGTTGATCAGGCGGTCATTACACCTGACGGCATCGTCGGGAAGCTCCGCGACGTCTTTCCCCATACCTCGCAGGTCCTGCTTATCAACGACCAGACCTCCGGCGCCGGTGTACTCTTGGCTACCACGCGCATCCGAGCCATTCTCCGCGGCAGTACCACCGGCCAAATACTGATCAACAACCTAACCCCCGACGATCGCATCAAGCCCGGCGAACAGGTGCTCAGCTCAGGCGGCGACCAGGTCTATCCGCGAGGCCTTCCGGTCGGCACTATTGAATCCATCAAGATCGACCCTGATCACCAGCCCTATACCCTCATCCAACTCCGTCCAGCCGCCAATCTCAATCAACTCGAAGAGGTCCTCGTTATCACCGGCAGTCAAACCGAACTCCCTGTCCAGGCTCAGAAAGATCTAGCCACAGGGGCAGCTACAGCTGAGGCTCAGGCTGCAGCGAAGCAACTTGCCGACCAGCAGGCCGCTGAAGCTGCCGCCAGGTCTGCTGCTCAAATTGTGGCGGATCGCCTGCCCAGCATCCACGATTCCGATAATCCCGACGCCTCCGCACAAACGAAACCGGGCACGACTGGCGCACAGACTACACCCCCTACCACGGTCGTGCCCAAGCCGCTCCCAACCATTCGTCCAGACCGCTACACTCCCGGGACTACACCATCCGCTGCCGATCTCAAACCTGGCGCGGGCGAAAACACCCCAATCAGCACAGTCCCAGCGCCGTCGCCCCAACCCTCAACGGCACCATCTTCACCTGCCGCTCCAAAGACTCGTAAACCACAACCTTCGCCCGAATCGACGAAACCCCCGGACCCTCAACCGTAG
- the mreD gene encoding rod shape-determining protein MreD, whose protein sequence is MATRSYTSRRELEQHSFPPAVAVLVPLSAILLQALLPRPFPRLAILDLPLIVTVFFAVSRRNPVAGTLTGAAIGLLQDALTAQPIGVNGMAKSVIGYIAASIGIQVDVENLTTRVLINFGFFLINSFLLFLINRRLLGLTNFHIHWGHEFIRAAINTVVALPIFFLLDNTKRRE, encoded by the coding sequence ATGGCCACCCGCAGCTACACATCCCGTCGAGAGCTAGAGCAGCACAGCTTCCCCCCAGCCGTGGCAGTGCTGGTGCCGCTCAGCGCGATCTTGCTGCAGGCTCTCCTCCCGAGACCCTTTCCTCGCCTCGCTATCCTCGATCTTCCCCTCATCGTCACTGTTTTCTTCGCGGTTTCTCGCCGCAATCCCGTCGCTGGAACCCTCACTGGAGCCGCAATCGGCCTGCTTCAGGATGCCCTGACTGCTCAGCCCATCGGCGTCAATGGTATGGCGAAGTCTGTAATCGGCTACATCGCTGCCAGCATCGGCATCCAGGTAGACGTCGAAAACCTAACCACCCGCGTTCTCATCAACTTTGGCTTCTTTCTCATCAACAGCTTCCTGCTCTTCCTTATCAACCGTCGTCTCCTTGGCCTCACCAACTTCCACATCCACTGGGGCCACGAATTTATCCGCGCCGCGATCAACACCGTCGTCGCTCTCCCGATATTCTTCCTGCTCGATAACACTAAGCGCCGCGAGTAA
- the mrdA gene encoding penicillin-binding protein 2, whose protein sequence is MELAHHIDPNDLGPNGKAEKVSAGKLHAAQYLVALILIVLVTGLWRLQVLGAENFRALAEANRIRKVPILAPRGRLFDREGRLLVDNYPSVSCYLLREQVKDLDADLPLISQGLHIPVEQIQSTLRRYEIAPKYQPIPLKQDISPDEQAFIAAHRDELPELETLDEQRRLYPRDGFAAHLIGYVGEVSEQMLDDPRYAFYSPGDVVGRSGVEQTYDALLRGVDGSRDVIVNSHGKELGHLGQELATPGKDLKLTIDLDIQMAAEKALDGKIGAIIAMDPHTGEILAMVSRPTFDPNQFSVRLTKNYWNEILTNPDHPLLNKSIQAQLAPGSTFKIIMSVAGLQENVAQNMHVVCNGGAEFYGHFYACDLHHGNVDIHNAIPYSCDTFYYTLANRLGIDTIAKYATSLGFGQKTGVDLPDEVTGTMPSTAWKLKTQHDKWFAGETISVGIGQGAVAATPIQLARALSGVASGGVLRRPHVVFADEVPAEMLQAIHESFPGSGDATIPLTADNWQTITDGMAAVTTTGTAAPAHLEGIDFAGKTGTAQVMSHEALARTSGGHNTVPNAWFVGMAPRRNPDIVVAVLWEHGNWGNNSAKLASQIIDAYVNKQRKRDNNIRIATTPEPVKPEASPSTPSAPKTSTPSAE, encoded by the coding sequence ATGGAATTAGCCCACCATATCGACCCGAATGACCTCGGCCCTAACGGCAAGGCTGAAAAAGTGTCTGCGGGCAAACTTCATGCGGCCCAGTACCTCGTTGCGCTTATTCTTATCGTTCTCGTGACCGGTCTTTGGCGCCTGCAGGTCCTTGGTGCCGAGAACTTCCGTGCTCTCGCCGAGGCAAATCGTATCCGGAAGGTTCCCATCCTCGCTCCTCGCGGCCGCCTGTTCGACCGCGAAGGCCGCCTCCTCGTCGATAACTACCCTTCCGTCTCCTGTTATCTCCTCCGCGAGCAGGTCAAAGATCTCGACGCGGATCTTCCGCTGATCTCGCAAGGTCTTCACATCCCTGTCGAACAGATCCAATCCACCCTTCGCCGTTACGAGATTGCTCCCAAATACCAACCCATTCCTCTCAAGCAGGACATCTCCCCTGACGAACAGGCTTTTATCGCGGCTCACCGCGACGAGCTCCCCGAACTCGAAACACTCGACGAGCAGCGACGACTCTATCCGCGTGATGGATTCGCCGCACATCTCATCGGCTACGTCGGCGAAGTTTCGGAACAGATGCTCGACGACCCACGGTATGCGTTTTACTCTCCGGGCGACGTGGTCGGCCGCTCCGGTGTCGAGCAGACCTACGATGCGCTGCTCCGCGGCGTAGACGGAAGTCGCGACGTCATCGTCAACAGCCATGGCAAAGAGCTTGGTCACCTTGGCCAGGAGCTGGCAACACCCGGCAAAGACCTCAAGCTTACCATCGACCTCGACATCCAGATGGCTGCCGAAAAGGCCCTGGACGGCAAGATCGGCGCTATCATCGCCATGGATCCACATACCGGTGAGATTCTGGCTATGGTCTCCCGCCCTACCTTCGATCCGAACCAATTTTCCGTTCGCCTCACGAAGAATTACTGGAACGAAATCCTCACCAACCCCGACCATCCTCTTCTGAACAAGTCCATTCAGGCCCAACTCGCGCCAGGCAGTACATTCAAAATCATTATGTCGGTCGCAGGCCTCCAAGAGAACGTCGCACAGAACATGCACGTCGTCTGTAATGGAGGAGCCGAGTTTTACGGCCACTTCTACGCTTGCGACCTCCATCACGGCAACGTCGACATCCACAATGCCATCCCGTACTCCTGCGACACCTTCTACTACACCTTGGCTAACCGGCTCGGCATCGACACCATCGCGAAGTATGCGACGTCTCTCGGCTTCGGCCAGAAGACCGGGGTAGATCTTCCCGACGAGGTCACGGGCACGATGCCCTCGACTGCCTGGAAGCTCAAGACCCAACATGACAAGTGGTTCGCCGGCGAGACCATCTCGGTCGGAATCGGCCAAGGAGCTGTCGCTGCTACGCCGATCCAACTCGCCCGGGCTCTCAGCGGTGTTGCCTCCGGTGGAGTTCTTCGCCGTCCGCATGTGGTTTTCGCGGACGAGGTCCCCGCCGAGATGCTCCAGGCGATTCATGAGTCCTTCCCTGGCTCGGGAGACGCAACTATCCCACTCACCGCGGACAACTGGCAGACCATCACAGATGGCATGGCCGCAGTTACTACCACCGGTACGGCCGCTCCCGCTCACCTCGAAGGTATCGACTTTGCTGGCAAGACCGGAACCGCGCAGGTGATGAGTCACGAAGCCTTGGCTCGCACAAGCGGCGGCCATAACACCGTTCCCAATGCCTGGTTTGTCGGTATGGCGCCCCGTCGAAATCCCGATATCGTTGTTGCCGTCCTCTGGGAGCATGGAAACTGGGGAAACAACTCCGCGAAGCTCGCGTCCCAGATCATCGACGCCTACGTCAACAAACAGCGCAAGCGTGATAACAATATCCGAATCGCCACCACCCCCGAGCCTGTCAAACCCGAGGCATCTCCATCTACCCCCTCTGCACCTAAGACCTCGACCCCAAGTGCCGAATAG
- the rodA gene encoding rod shape-determining protein RodA — MPRLSSYRDFDWVLLGFVLLLSVISVLEIKSATLHTKFHGFDHKQIQFLAVGLMLMFLISLIDYHRLIDIIHWAYGISILSLIAVLIVGTKVLGGRRWIKFPGGIHFQPSEWVKLVLILAVARYFWGLAGKELTWADIGKAAAMVCVPMLLVLKQPDLGTALTYLPILICGLFLGGIRFKQVGLIVLAIALVGGIAVKSGKHLKPYQQARINAFINPDSDPRGSGYQIRQSLIAVGSGGIWGKGANKGTQTQGDFLPIPYTDFIFAAFCEEHGFVGAIGVLLLYFLILMRLIQNAQTASDLPGSFIIMGVVAVIVFQIAVNVGMVVGLMPVTGIPLPLLSYGGSSVLFTFLSLGIVMNIRMRRFVN, encoded by the coding sequence ATGCCCCGCCTCTCCTCCTATCGCGACTTCGACTGGGTTCTCCTGGGTTTCGTCCTCCTTCTCTCGGTCATCTCCGTTCTTGAGATCAAGTCAGCAACCCTCCACACCAAGTTCCACGGCTTCGACCACAAGCAGATCCAATTCCTCGCCGTCGGCCTAATGTTGATGTTCCTCATCTCCTTGATCGACTATCACCGACTCATTGACATCATCCATTGGGCATATGGCATCAGCATCCTATCGCTCATCGCCGTCCTTATCGTCGGCACCAAAGTGCTCGGCGGTCGTCGCTGGATCAAGTTTCCGGGCGGCATCCACTTTCAACCCTCCGAGTGGGTCAAGTTGGTTCTCATCCTCGCCGTGGCCCGCTACTTCTGGGGACTCGCAGGCAAAGAACTGACCTGGGCCGACATCGGTAAAGCGGCTGCAATGGTCTGCGTCCCCATGCTGCTGGTGCTCAAGCAGCCTGACCTCGGCACCGCCCTGACCTATCTGCCCATCCTGATCTGTGGGCTGTTCCTGGGCGGCATCCGCTTCAAACAGGTCGGCCTCATCGTGCTGGCAATCGCCCTCGTCGGCGGCATCGCCGTGAAAAGCGGGAAACATCTCAAGCCTTACCAGCAGGCGCGCATCAACGCCTTCATTAATCCCGACTCCGATCCTCGAGGTTCCGGATATCAGATCCGTCAGTCTCTTATCGCAGTCGGCTCCGGCGGTATCTGGGGCAAGGGCGCGAACAAAGGCACGCAGACACAGGGCGATTTCCTCCCCATCCCCTATACCGACTTCATCTTTGCCGCATTCTGCGAAGAACACGGCTTTGTCGGTGCCATTGGCGTCCTGCTCCTATACTTCCTCATTCTCATGCGGTTAATTCAGAATGCGCAAACCGCTTCCGATCTTCCTGGCAGCTTCATCATCATGGGGGTGGTCGCAGTAATTGTCTTTCAGATTGCTGTTAATGTTGGCATGGTAGTCGGTCTCATGCCGGTTACCGGAATTCCTCTGCCCCTTCTTAGCTATGGAGGCTCCTCTGTCCTATTTACCTTCCTCTCATTGGGCATCGTCATGAATATCCGCATGCGCCGGTTCGTCAACTAA